One part of the Acidobacteriota bacterium genome encodes these proteins:
- a CDS encoding ammonium transporter, with protein MTELPSGELQFIFNTFSFLLWGALVMWMAAGFTMLESGSVRTKNASVICLKNIGLYSVAGIAYYVIGYNLMYVDVGSVVGSFSLFRGPSSDELALLEGAEGAREAVIATDYAVMSDWFFQMVFVATAASIVSGALAERVKLWSFFVFTLVLTAFIYPIVGAWTWGGGWLDAMGFQDFAGSTIVHGTGGAAALAGALVVGPRYNKFLADGSVTNTPPSNVPVVTLGVFILWFGWFGFNGGSQLALGSAADVVAMSHVLVNTNLAGAAGVIAAIAVSRPILGRVDLLAGLNGAIAGLVSITAGPDITSHSWAIVIGAIGAIICTSAIKLLEKLKVDDVVGAVPAHLFAGAWGTLATAIAAGASLGVQLLGLLSIALFAFVTSLVTWFALEKTIGVRVTHEVEKMGQDVAELGIDAYPEFVLMPEQDD; from the coding sequence ATGACCGAGTTGCCGAGCGGCGAGCTTCAGTTCATTTTCAACACCTTCTCGTTCCTGCTCTGGGGAGCCTTGGTGATGTGGATGGCGGCCGGATTCACGATGCTCGAATCCGGCTCCGTCCGCACGAAGAACGCCTCGGTCATCTGCCTCAAGAACATCGGTCTGTATTCCGTCGCCGGAATCGCCTACTACGTCATCGGCTACAACCTGATGTACGTCGACGTGGGCAGCGTAGTCGGGTCGTTCAGCCTGTTCCGCGGACCGTCGTCAGACGAACTGGCGCTCCTGGAAGGCGCCGAGGGCGCGCGGGAAGCAGTGATCGCCACCGACTACGCCGTCATGTCGGACTGGTTTTTCCAGATGGTCTTCGTGGCCACGGCGGCGTCCATCGTCTCCGGCGCACTGGCCGAACGGGTCAAGCTGTGGTCATTCTTCGTCTTCACGCTGGTGCTGACGGCATTCATCTACCCGATAGTCGGCGCGTGGACGTGGGGCGGCGGGTGGCTCGACGCCATGGGGTTCCAGGACTTTGCGGGCTCCACCATCGTGCACGGCACGGGAGGCGCGGCCGCATTGGCCGGCGCTCTCGTCGTCGGTCCGCGCTACAACAAGTTCCTCGCTGACGGCAGCGTCACCAACACTCCCCCGTCCAACGTACCGGTGGTCACACTCGGGGTGTTCATCCTCTGGTTCGGATGGTTCGGCTTCAACGGCGGGTCGCAACTCGCCCTGGGCAGCGCAGCCGACGTCGTAGCGATGAGTCACGTGCTCGTCAACACGAATCTCGCCGGAGCGGCCGGCGTCATCGCGGCCATCGCGGTTTCACGCCCCATCCTCGGGCGCGTCGATCTGCTGGCCGGCCTCAACGGCGCCATTGCAGGGCTGGTTTCCATTACCGCGGGACCCGACATCACCAGCCACTCCTGGGCCATCGTGATCGGCGCGATCGGCGCGATCATCTGCACGTCAGCCATCAAGCTGCTGGAGAAGCTCAAGGTCGATGACGTGGTCGGAGCGGTTCCCGCCCACCTCTTCGCCGGTGCGTGGGGCACCCTCGCAACCGCCATTGCGGCAGGCGCCAGTCTCGGTGTCCAACTGCTCGGCCTGCTCTCGATCGCTCTGTTCGCGTTCGTCACGTCACTCGTGACATGGTTCGCCCTGGAAAAGACGATAGGGGTTCGGGTAACCCATGAGGTCGAGAAGATGGGGCAGGATGTCGCCGAACTCGGCATCGACGCCTACCCCGAATTCGTGCTCATGCCGGAACAGGACGACTAG
- the ilvD gene encoding dihydroxy-acid dehydratase → MASERRSAAITDGPSRAPARAMLKAVGFTDADLARPIIGVANTWIEIGPCNYHLRDLAAQVKEGIRAAGGTPMEFNTVSISDGITMGSEGMKTSLVSREVVADSIELVARGNLFDGIVILVGCDKTIPGGVMALVRLDIPGLVLYGGSIAPGRYDGHDVTIQDVFEAVGAHAAGRMTDAQLCALEDVACPGPGACGGQFTANTMSTVCELLGVSPMSANGVPAMVAEKADASRRAGELVMELVAKNLRPRRIVTREALDNAISAVAATGGSTNAVLHLLAIAHEAGVDLRIEDFDRVSERTPLLADLKPGGRFVATDLYRAGGIGLVAKRLQEAGLLHEDSLTVTGQTIGDVARAAMETEDQEVVRPVADPITPTGGLVILKGNLAPEGCVVKVAGHEPQTHRGPARVFDSEEAAFEAVGAGLIRPGDVVVIRYEGPKGGPGMREMLGVTAAIVGAGLGESVALLTDGRFSGATRGMMAGHVAPEAAAGGPIAVVREGDAILFDERNRTLRLEIDDSELESRLAAWQPPEPRFRSGVMAKYARLVSSAATGAVTN, encoded by the coding sequence ATGGCGAGCGAGCGACGCAGCGCGGCGATTACGGACGGCCCGAGTCGGGCGCCGGCCCGCGCGATGCTGAAGGCGGTCGGTTTTACGGATGCCGATCTCGCGCGGCCCATTATCGGGGTTGCCAATACGTGGATCGAGATCGGTCCGTGCAACTACCACCTGCGCGACCTGGCCGCGCAGGTCAAGGAAGGGATCCGCGCCGCGGGTGGCACCCCGATGGAGTTCAACACGGTCTCCATCTCCGACGGGATCACGATGGGAAGCGAGGGAATGAAGACCTCGCTCGTGAGCCGCGAGGTGGTGGCCGACTCGATCGAGCTGGTTGCGCGCGGCAACCTGTTCGACGGCATCGTCATCCTCGTCGGCTGCGACAAGACGATTCCGGGCGGCGTGATGGCGCTGGTCCGGCTCGACATACCGGGGCTCGTGCTCTACGGCGGGTCGATTGCGCCGGGTCGGTACGACGGTCATGACGTCACGATTCAGGATGTCTTCGAGGCGGTCGGTGCGCACGCGGCGGGTCGGATGACCGACGCCCAGCTCTGCGCGCTCGAGGATGTCGCCTGCCCCGGACCAGGTGCGTGCGGCGGGCAGTTCACGGCGAACACGATGTCGACGGTCTGCGAGTTGCTAGGGGTCTCGCCGATGAGCGCGAATGGCGTGCCGGCGATGGTGGCGGAGAAGGCCGACGCGTCGCGCCGGGCGGGCGAGCTGGTGATGGAGCTGGTGGCGAAGAACCTGCGCCCGCGGCGGATCGTGACGCGCGAGGCGCTCGACAACGCGATCTCCGCCGTCGCCGCGACGGGCGGATCTACCAACGCCGTGCTGCATTTGTTGGCGATAGCCCACGAGGCGGGGGTCGACCTCCGGATCGAGGACTTCGACCGGGTGAGCGAGCGGACGCCGCTGCTGGCGGACCTCAAGCCGGGCGGACGCTTCGTGGCGACGGACCTCTACCGCGCCGGCGGCATCGGCCTGGTGGCAAAACGGTTACAGGAGGCCGGCCTGCTTCATGAGGACTCCCTCACGGTTACCGGTCAGACGATCGGCGACGTCGCGCGGGCCGCGATGGAAACCGAGGACCAGGAGGTGGTCCGCCCGGTCGCCGATCCGATAACACCTACGGGGGGCCTGGTGATCCTCAAGGGCAACCTCGCGCCCGAGGGCTGCGTGGTGAAGGTGGCGGGACACGAGCCGCAGACTCACCGCGGTCCGGCCCGGGTGTTCGACAGTGAGGAAGCGGCGTTCGAAGCGGTAGGGGCGGGTCTTATTCGGCCGGGCGACGTAGTGGTGATTCGGTACGAGGGCCCCAAAGGGGGGCCGGGGATGCGCGAGATGCTCGGGGTGACGGCGGCCATCGTCGGCGCGGGCCTGGGCGAGTCGGTGGCGCTGTTGACTGACGGACGGTTCTCGGGCGCGACACGCGGGATGATGGCCGGACACGTCGCGCCGGAAGCGGCGGCCGGTGGTCCGATCGCCGTGGTGCGGGAAGGGGACGCGATCCTGTTCGACGAGCGGAACCGGACCCTGCGGCTCGAGATAGACGACTCGGAGCTCGAATCGCGGCTCGCGGCCTGGCAGCCGCCCGAGCCTCGTTTCCGGAGTGGTGTGATGGCGAAGTACGCGCGGCTGGTTTCCTCGGCCGCCACCGGCGCGGTGACGAACTGA
- the ilvB gene encoding biosynthetic-type acetolactate synthase large subunit: MSSMRTGAQIIWEALVREGVSTVFGYPGGAILPAYDAMLEYPIRHVLVRHEQGATHMADGYARASGDVGVAIATSGPGATNMVTGIATAMLDSSPVLCITGQVGSRLIGSDAFQETDVTGVTLPITKHNYLVSHVDEIAPVIHEAMYVARSGRPGPVLVDITKDAQQASTELQFGPDDVKLPGYRPNLRASEAEFQKAADLVNRAKRPVILAGHGVLLSGAMEQVRELAERANIPIAMTLLGIGGVPALHPLNMGMMGMHGEAWVNAAIQEADLLLALGMRFDDRVTGNVRTYAPNARKVHVDIDPAEFHKNVQVDVALAGDLAAVLDDLAPMIEANDHAAWLETIGEMKGDVAVRDIQNLPDSGHLYAAHVINDIWRMTDGKAIVVTDVGQHQMWEAQYYHHNEPRTLITSGGLGTMGFALPAAVGAKLAKPDAEVWVVAGDGGFQMTMAELATIAQERIKINVAVINNGYLGMVRQWQEFFYERRYAATPLLSPDFAKLAECFGLGGGTVRTRGEVEPAVEQARADERTVVIDFQVEQEDTVYPMVPAGADLHNMIRRPSPAPIVETADDE, encoded by the coding sequence ATGTCTTCGATGAGAACCGGCGCGCAGATCATCTGGGAGGCCCTGGTGCGTGAAGGCGTTTCCACGGTCTTCGGCTACCCGGGCGGGGCGATCCTCCCTGCCTACGACGCGATGCTGGAGTACCCGATCCGCCACGTCCTCGTGCGGCATGAGCAGGGGGCGACCCACATGGCGGATGGCTATGCCCGGGCGAGCGGCGACGTGGGTGTGGCGATTGCCACCTCCGGCCCGGGCGCCACCAACATGGTTACCGGGATCGCGACCGCGATGCTCGACTCGTCGCCCGTCCTCTGCATCACCGGCCAGGTGGGAAGCCGCCTGATCGGCTCCGACGCGTTCCAGGAGACCGACGTCACCGGCGTTACGTTGCCGATCACGAAGCACAACTACCTGGTGTCGCATGTTGACGAGATCGCCCCCGTGATCCACGAGGCCATGTATGTCGCCCGGTCGGGCCGTCCGGGCCCGGTGCTGGTCGACATCACGAAGGACGCGCAGCAGGCGTCGACGGAGCTTCAGTTCGGGCCCGATGACGTCAAGCTCCCCGGGTACCGGCCTAACCTGCGGGCGTCGGAAGCGGAGTTCCAGAAGGCGGCCGACCTGGTGAACCGGGCGAAGCGGCCGGTGATCCTGGCCGGCCACGGGGTGCTCCTCTCCGGCGCGATGGAGCAGGTGCGCGAGCTCGCCGAGCGGGCGAACATACCGATCGCCATGACGTTGCTCGGCATCGGGGGAGTCCCGGCGCTCCATCCGCTCAACATGGGAATGATGGGCATGCACGGCGAGGCGTGGGTGAACGCTGCCATCCAGGAGGCGGACCTGCTGCTCGCGCTCGGCATGCGCTTCGACGACCGGGTGACCGGCAACGTCCGGACCTACGCGCCGAACGCGCGCAAGGTGCACGTCGACATCGATCCGGCCGAATTCCACAAGAATGTCCAGGTGGACGTCGCGCTGGCGGGCGACCTTGCCGCGGTGCTGGACGACCTCGCCCCGATGATTGAGGCGAACGACCATGCCGCCTGGCTGGAGACGATTGGGGAAATGAAGGGAGATGTAGCGGTCCGCGACATCCAGAATCTGCCCGACAGCGGACATCTGTACGCCGCGCACGTCATCAACGACATCTGGAGGATGACCGACGGCAAGGCCATTGTCGTCACCGACGTTGGCCAGCACCAGATGTGGGAGGCGCAGTACTACCACCACAACGAGCCGCGAACGCTCATCACCTCCGGCGGCCTCGGGACGATGGGGTTCGCGCTGCCAGCGGCGGTCGGCGCCAAGCTTGCCAAGCCTGATGCGGAAGTTTGGGTGGTGGCGGGCGACGGCGGCTTCCAGATGACGATGGCCGAACTCGCGACCATCGCGCAGGAGCGCATAAAGATCAATGTCGCGGTAATCAACAACGGCTACCTCGGAATGGTGCGGCAGTGGCAGGAGTTCTTCTACGAGCGTCGTTACGCGGCGACGCCGCTGCTGAGCCCCGACTTCGCGAAGCTGGCCGAGTGCTTCGGCCTGGGCGGCGGCACCGTCAGGACACGCGGCGAGGTGGAGCCGGCGGTAGAGCAGGCGCGCGCCGACGAGCGGACGGTGGTGATCGACTTCCAGGTGGAGCAGGAGGACACCGTCTACCCGATGGTGCCGGCCGGCGCCGACCTCCACAACATGATTCGCCGGCCCAGCCCGGCGCCGATCGTCGAGACGGCGGACGACGAGTAG
- the ilvN gene encoding acetolactate synthase small subunit produces the protein MAADPRHTFVVYVEDKPGVLNRVASLFRRRAFNIESLTVGHTEVPEVSRMTIVVRTDVGGARRLEANLYKLVNVLRVHDVTADPVIFRELAMVKVRATAETRTHVMQLADAFRARLVDVAPDAVVIEATGTEEKIDGLLEVLRPYGILEIVRTGRVAMRRGAHSVMIDPADLPSRRPPSLRETDDSNVSYSV, from the coding sequence ATGGCCGCAGACCCACGCCACACGTTCGTCGTCTACGTCGAGGACAAGCCGGGAGTGCTGAACCGGGTCGCCTCGCTCTTCCGGCGGCGCGCGTTCAACATCGAGTCGCTCACAGTCGGTCACACCGAGGTGCCTGAGGTCTCGCGGATGACTATTGTCGTCCGGACCGACGTCGGGGGCGCACGCCGCCTGGAGGCGAATCTCTACAAGCTGGTCAACGTGCTGCGGGTGCATGACGTCACGGCGGACCCCGTGATATTCCGCGAACTGGCGATGGTGAAGGTGCGCGCCACCGCCGAGACGCGGACGCACGTGATGCAGCTTGCCGACGCCTTCCGCGCGCGCCTCGTGGACGTGGCCCCGGACGCGGTCGTGATCGAAGCCACCGGCACCGAGGAGAAGATCGACGGACTGCTGGAGGTGTTGCGTCCCTACGGCATCCTGGAGATCGTCCGGACCGGCCGGGTGGCGATGCGGCGCGGCGCACACAGCGTCATGATCGACCCGGCCGATCTGCCGTCGCGGCGGCCGCCGTCCCTGCGCGAGACGGACGACTCCAACGTCTCCTACTCGGTATAG
- the ilvC gene encoding ketol-acid reductoisomerase has product MATIYYDDSADLGLIQGRKVAVFGYGSQGHAHALNLKESGVDVRVALHEGSRSKARAAAEGLTVVAGGEAAAWADVIMLLTPDTAQAGIYAEQVAPHLDAGKMLMFAHGFNIRFKTIQPPPDVDVTLIAPKAPGHRVREVFLEGGGTPALIAVEQDATGSAKALALSYAKALGLTRAGVIETTFAEETETDLFGEQAVLCGGVSALVKAGFETLVKAGYQPEVAYFECMHELKLIVDLFYRGGLNYMRYSVSDTAEHGDYTGGPRVVTDETRQAMQQILKDIREGTYANNWIAEDKAGRPWFMAQRKQEQAHQIEQVGAELRSMMPFLDAVTLKEDV; this is encoded by the coding sequence ATGGCAACGATCTATTACGACGACTCCGCCGATCTGGGGCTGATCCAGGGGAGGAAAGTAGCGGTCTTCGGCTACGGATCACAGGGACATGCCCACGCCCTCAACCTGAAGGAAAGCGGCGTCGATGTCCGCGTCGCGCTCCATGAGGGCAGCCGATCGAAGGCAAGGGCGGCAGCGGAGGGGTTGACCGTCGTGGCAGGCGGCGAGGCGGCGGCGTGGGCCGACGTCATCATGTTGCTGACGCCCGACACCGCGCAGGCGGGAATCTACGCCGAGCAGGTGGCGCCGCATCTCGACGCGGGCAAGATGCTGATGTTCGCGCACGGCTTCAACATCCGCTTCAAGACGATTCAGCCGCCGCCCGACGTGGACGTCACGCTGATCGCTCCCAAGGCGCCCGGCCACCGCGTGCGCGAGGTCTTCCTGGAAGGGGGCGGGACCCCGGCCCTGATTGCGGTGGAGCAGGACGCAACCGGTAGCGCGAAGGCCCTTGCGCTTTCCTACGCGAAGGCGCTCGGCCTGACGCGCGCAGGCGTTATCGAAACCACCTTCGCGGAGGAAACCGAGACGGACCTGTTCGGCGAGCAGGCCGTACTCTGCGGCGGGGTCAGCGCGCTTGTGAAGGCGGGATTCGAGACGCTGGTCAAGGCCGGCTACCAGCCGGAAGTGGCCTACTTCGAGTGCATGCACGAACTGAAGCTGATCGTCGATCTCTTCTACCGGGGCGGCCTCAACTACATGCGCTACTCGGTGAGCGACACGGCGGAGCATGGCGATTACACTGGCGGGCCGCGCGTCGTGACGGACGAGACCCGCCAGGCGATGCAGCAGATCCTCAAGGACATTCGGGAGGGCACCTATGCCAATAACTGGATTGCCGAGGACAAGGCGGGACGCCCTTGGTTCATGGCGCAGCGCAAGCAGGAGCAGGCGCACCAGATCGAACAGGTGGGCGCCGAACTCCGTTCGATGATGCCGTTCCTCGATGCGGTAACGCTGAAGGAGGACGTGTAG